One window of the Bos mutus isolate GX-2022 chromosome X, NWIPB_WYAK_1.1, whole genome shotgun sequence genome contains the following:
- the DYNLT3 gene encoding dynein light chain Tctex-type 3, with protein MEEYHRPCDEVGFNADEAHNIVKECIDGVLGGEDYNQNNINQWTASIVEQSLAHLVKLGKAYKYIVTCAVVQRSPYGFHTASSCFWDTTSDGTCTVRWENRTMNCIVNVFAIAIVL; from the exons ATGGAGGAGTACCATCGCCCCTGCGACGAG GTTGGCTTCAATGCTGATGAAGCCCACAATATTGTTAAAGAG TGTATAGATGGGGTCTTGGGAGGTGAAGATTATAATCAGAACAATATCAACCAATGGACTGCAAGCATAGTGGAACAATCCCTAGCACATCTGGTTAAGTTGGGAAAAGCTTATAAGTATATTG TGACCTGTGCAGTGGTCCAGAGGAGTCCATATGGCTTTCACACAGCCAGCTCATGTTTTTGGGACACCACATCTGATG GAACCTGCACTGTAAGATGGGAGAACCGAACCATGAACTGTATCGTCAATGTTTTTGCCATTGCTATTGTCCTGTAG